The DNA region TAGAGCATTTCCAATGgtaggaacttattttgggactttaCTAATTTTTTGTGGGACCGgattgccacataggatttaagacactcataaggtctctatgcacatttcactctagtggttgagatcttattttacttttgaccgGGCCCACaatacccaatatatttatattatttatttccctccttatttttcactttggttatggtattggaagagagagaaaaaatattattttatttaagatcccacatttgagagtacctgagctaaggcacggatcttagcttttgctaagatctcatgccatgtaggatagctccaatggtgagatctaataagatccggatcttattttaagatctcaaaataaggactccattggagatgcttttATAGTTCGATTTCTAAGCGGTGAGTATGAAGAAACATTTATTGGGAAAAACCTATCAACTTAACATAATTTTTCAGAGTTTTGAAAGATTAGTCTGAATAACTGTCAGTTATGGGAATATCTTgggaaaataaatataaagatacGCCTCATTTCCATTTCCATCTTCTCTGAATTCTttcccttaattttttttattacaattcTTCCCCTTATTATTATCCCTTCAAGTTCAACCCTCCTAAAGCCACACGTGTTTCATAAATGCGGCGCGAATCCACATAGCTCCCCAAAGAATATGCCACGTGTATCTGATCCTCTCATCTCTAACTAAATAACTAACCCACTTACTAACCCTAGTTAGTTCAATCTAACCTCTATATATTCATCCACAccaccctcttcctcttctttcccTCTCTCTGCAAATTTCGATTCCCTCCACCATACGACGTCGTCGGAGCCTGAACCACCGCaccaaaaccctaccctcaccaAAATGCCATTCCCTCAGTAACCATTCTCACCACCGGAATCGCAACAGCAATCACCATCAATGGCGGATGACGAGAGGAGCTTCCGCATCGGGTACGCTCTGGCACCGAAGAAGCGGAACAGCTTCATCCGAGACTCGCTCGTCACCCTCGCGAAATCGCGAGGTATTGACATGGTTCGGGTCGACCCGGACCGGAATCTGGCGGATCAGGGCCCGTTTGATTGCGTCCTCCACAAGCTCCACGGCGACGATTGGAAGCGCCAGCTGAAGGAGTTCGCGGTTAGGTTCCCGAATGCGGTGGTCTTAGACCCGCCGGAAGCGATTGAGAGGCTCCACAACCGGATTTCCATGCTGCAGGTTGTGTCCGAGCTTGAAATCGACGACCGGAGCGAGACGTTTGGGATTCCCGAGCAGATTGTTGTGTACGATAAGGAAACGCTCGCCGACCAGCGGAACTTGGAGGCGCTGAAGTTTCCGGTGATTGCGAAGCCGTTGGTGGCTGACGGCAGCGCCAAGTCGCATAAAATGGCGCTGGTTTTTAACGCCGGCGGGTTGGGCAAGCTGAAGCCGCCGATTGTGCTGCAGGAGTTTGTGAACCATGGTGGTGTTATCTTCAAGGTGTATGTGGTTGGGGAGCATGTGAGGTGCGTGAAGAGGAAGTCCTTGCCGGATGTTGAGGAGGACGAGCTGGTGGGGGTTACAGAGGACTTGTTGTCGTTTTCGCAGGTGTCGAATTTGGCCACCGATGAGAGGATTGATGATAGGTATTATAAGATGATGCATTTGGATAAGTCGGAGATGCCTCCTCTGGGGTTTATCACCCACATTGCTTGTGGATTGAGGCGTGTGATGAAGCTGAACCTGTTTAACTTCGACGTGATTCGGGATTCTAGATGTGGGAATCGGTACCTTATCATTGATATCAATTACTTCCCCGGGTATGCGAAAATGCCCGGTTATGAGACTGTTTTGACAGACTTTTTCTGTGATGTGTTGTGCAAGAAACAGCAAGGACTCGGCCTAAAGGACAGTTCGGATAATCCTGGTTCCGGTAGCTGTTCGCGCGGTTACGATATAAGAAGGATTCAAACCAACACTTGTTGCGGTGATGGGGATGAGGGTAGCCTTCAAGTTTCGCCTCTTGGCgcggaagagagagagagttctGTGCAAGTATGAAATTTTATGTTTGAATAACGTGTTTCTCATTCTATCACATTATCATTAATTGGTGCTTTTGTTAGGTAACTTATATTTGTTCGTTGGACTCATTAGCCAATTGGTGGGTAGACATGAGTTGCACATTCTATTTAGGTAGCAATTGGTATAGGTCGATTGTGACTAGTCTAACCTCTTAACATGTATATTCCACCCGCATTTGCTTTTGGAGATAGGCACTTCTGCATTACTCTGAAGATTTAGGAAAGCTGTATTTTTAGGCTTTCATGCTAGAAACTGCTTTTCTTTTAAGTTTGCCTTTTAACTCAATGCCTTAATTCTTGATTTTCTCATTTCTAGTCTCATTTCTTTGATTTATTGCTTTGTGGATAATTTCCTTTTTCAGCGCAGTAGAACTTAAATCTGATTGTTGGTTTTCTCTAGTATCCCCCTATATTGAGCAATGTTATTTATGCCGAACGTGACGACAAGCGGAAAACCCGTCATAATATAGTGGATGGTGGCTATAATAAAAGTATATGTATACATAGAGTATATAAAAAACTATAGAatatagtaaaattaaattaaaaatattgagAACCCCTGAACAAAGAGGACAATCATAGAAAAGAAACTCAAAATTTGGAGAAATAAATAGGACAGTGATAATATTTTGTTCATAGGAGACCCTGAAAGTCATAaattttgagaaagaaaaagagagatagACAGAATATAATAGAAGGAAGAGAAGGGAATGGTGACACTTAGAAAAGGGAAGTTACAGAACAGAAAAAGAGGAAGGTAATGGAATAGAAAAACAGTTCGTTGGCAAAGATATACCTGAGAAAACTGAGTTTATCAGAGCTTGACCGATCACTGGAAGATGTGAGGCTGAGAGATGGCAGGGATTTTACATTTACTTGGGTGTACAATGGGTTTTTAGGGTGATCAGGTCTGAGTTACCGATCCTCTTTTTATAAACATTGGTTTTTGCGTGATTTTCGCCACAGCTGCTGTGGACGGCCGCCATGCTTGGAATTGAAATAGCCGGCACCATGTATATGTTGCCACACCATGGCCTTGAAATGTTGCTTTGCCTCAAAACGGCCACGGCTGCCATTTAATGGCACTGATCTTGATGTTCCTTAATTGGTTTATTTAAATAGTTTGACTGTTTATTTTTGGATGACAAAACTGCTAATGAATATTCTTCAATGGttttcagaaaagaaaaaggacaTAGACTACTCATGTTGCCCAACCTCTTCAGTTATCTGAAGTCTGATTAAAAGAAGAGGGGGTTTAAAGATTTGGCACAACATGATTAAACCCATGAACTATTTTTGCTTTCACAGGTCCAACTGTTGTCAGGATACTGCTTATTCAAGCTTGTTTCTGATTCATGTATGATTGTGCAAATGATTTCTTTATTTATATGCATATTCATTCGTTTTTAGCATACTGAAAGGAATTAGTGTAAATCTATTTGGGTAGGGTTATGGCTTATTAGTTATACTGCAATGTGCAACCCTCTGATAAAATGCATCACCTTAATAATTACTCTTATAAGAGAAGTGACATCAAGAACACTTGAAAtaatctttttatttaatttacagGGATTTTTTGCCGCATTTAATTGCAAACTATGCTCTACTTGTGGCTTTAATTTTTGAACCTGCTAGTGAATGTTCTGCTTGTGACCCTTGTATATTTTTCTTATGAAAGAATAAATTCATCAAGAGTAAGATGAAAATCTTGTCTTTCTGGAAGTATTAGTTGgtgcttttctttttttaaaatgcAGACTCACTACTTTATTAGAGATCTATCATTCATTGGGCAAGTGGGCATTGGAGAAAATGTGCTTAGCAGTTAGCAATATTGCCTTGGTTATTCTTAACAAACTATCTTGAACTTGCatgtttctgttttcttttgttAGGTCTTGGATTGAAAAGGGTTTAATGTAAAGGCCTGGTGTTCTATTTCAAttgtttttctttgatcaagCTTAGTTAGTTTTCCATTTTAAGATGTCTTGCATGTAGTTTCTTCTGCTACTGGCATGAGATCATACCCAGTGCCTTGTATGAGTGGTACTTATCTGATCTATATGATGAATTTTTTTGGTATTTCTTTTAAGAGGGTATATAAAATATGGATTCTTAATAGTTAATGTGTATGATTGgtagttttcattttattttctaataacAATTGCCTTGTATTTGTTTATCATTGAGTTTCCTTTGTGCTCATGTTCCGACTCCATTATGGAGATGAGAAAATAGAAGAATTACGTTTTGAGTCGATGCATTGTGTTGTGCTCAATGAAGTCACCAAAATCTCAATGGAAAAGTtttattctttttcattttccattaGTTTGATTTAGTAATACTGTAATAGTGTAGTGTACCAATCAGAGTCAATAATCTAATATATGATGACTATCACAGAACTGACTCTGGGTAGCTACACTATTAGAGTATACTATGTCAAACcaatggaaaatgaaaaaagaataaAACCCTTCCATTGACATTTGCAGTGACTTTATTGATCGTAGCACAATGCATTGACGCCAAACATAATCCTTCTATTTTCTcatctccatagtggctgaaaGTTCCGAAGCCACGGTTTCATAAGGCGGGTTAAGGCCACAATTGTCATTTAGCGGTTTCTCATGTGGTATAAAGGTAACCATCGCCTTAAGTTTTTGAACTAGTCGTGACTTAAACTTGGCAAAACTGTGGCCCTTGAGCTTGACAACCACTTGCACTGTGACAAGTAAATCGCAGCATGACCATGGTGTAAGCTTTAACCATGGTTTTTTCAAATGAACTTGCGAATTTTCATCCGTGACGGAAGGCTAAATATGTTGTGTGAAAAGATGATCTTCACAATACAagagttaaaaaatattgttgtCTTGGTGGAGTTGTAGATTCTTTTTTACACCAAaggtgaaagaaaatgaaaaacaaaaaccaaCTAAAAAACTACACCTTCTCAAAAGGGGTCCCAATATGTCAAGCTGATGATGCAAAGTTGCAAACCTAATCTCGCAAAAAAGAACTTGCATAATAATCAAATATTGGTTCTGATGAGCACCATGCTTTGATTAGGTTTGTCGATCTGCTAGTTTGGTTTACCGATCTCAGTAGGGGTTTGAAACTATTTCCCCAACCCCTAGTTTGGTTTGTCGATCTCGTCAGACTAATCCAATCCGATGAACACCCCTAAACAATGGAGTGTTATGATTTGTTATATTTTGCAATAGGACAACAATTTCAATTTATATAGGGGTTGGGGAAATAGTTTCAATTTAACTGAACTTGCATTGGAAAGCTTGTTAACAATTTCCGGGGACTAAAACCAATATATGCTATATttttagggaccaaaaatgcatttaagccatttTTGTAATCTCATCCTTAAATTCTGTTGACATGCCATATTACCATTTATCTTTTGCTTTTCCACATGATACAGAAAGATGAGATTTCTTGTTAGAATCAATTACCTAGACAATTCATCAAGTCACGATTGTCCAAGAAAACAAATTAATCTTGTGAATGAAGGATAACTTTTGTGATGTCGACCTTGATTAATAACAAGTTGCATCGTAAAGCCTACCTAAAACATTATCTTAATGCGGTAGTGAACTTGAAAACAAATGGGTGGTTGCCCTGGATGTGCCCTTTTTgcaccttttcttttttttttatcataataTTCAATGACAAATAATTTTCATGGATTAGCTTCTACCTTGTGGTTTCTATGCTCATCATTTGATGTGATACTTAATTAACAGTGCAAATTTTCTTTAGCTGGCAAGAAATTGTTGCGACAAGGTGGACTTCTACAATATAGTAAAAGTCAACAGCTTAACGATCTGGATTACTTAAACCATTAACTGCAGAGAGAGTCAACTAGACGATACATGATTTGTCACAACTTTAACACAGCAAAGCAAACATTACATTAAAGCTAATGTGTTATAATACTCCTTCTCTGATACAAGTTAAACGCAATATGACAAATTCTAGCATCTCTGTTATTGTATTGAGATACGTGAAATCACGTGCGTTGACTCTAGCGTCAAACAAATATACTCTGTTTTAGATTagcttctttttttttactagaatcaattctgaaagtCAGAAGCTAATTTCTCATGTGAAtcaattttcaaacatgcatatAACCAGAATATAATTATATGTAGTCCTAGATCACCAGAAGAGTAGAAGAGATATTGAAAGAAATAGCTATAATTTTGCATTGCAATACAATTATATGTTTCTTTAATTCTAACAAAGCTACCAATAGAACCAACCCAGTAAAGTTTGTCTGAAGAACATAAGAATCATACATTAGTAATTTATACTCTCCATATTCAATATGCTAGTGTATCTTGTTGTTTTGTACAGAAAGTACAGTTATTATAATCTCCTATGTATAACATTTGAAATAATCTAAACAATAATAGAAGCCATGAATGAATGAAGCAATAGGTCTTTCTTGATGAGATTATGCAGAAAGAGAATCAGTGATTCTTCTACCAAGAAATTGGCGACGCAGAAGTGGATGTCAAGCTGCAAAATGAAAAGGAAATATCTGAGTAAATGAAGGAAGGAAAAAGGCATTAACAAGTTTGAATATctttctataattgattttgaagcaACAATCAATATAAGTTTCTAAAAATAGCTTCTAGCtgacagaattgattctgagaaaaaaaTAAGGTGATTGAAAATTATGAGTTTTGGTGAAGCTGCAATTTATGCAACTAGAAGCTAGAGCAATTGAGCAAAGCAAATCATATGAAAATTAGGGCTTACTCTAGAAGCTCTTTCCAGTAGGAACCACTAGTTTCATTGTCAATGAGGAAATTCTCCCAATCATCAAGGTTTGTATTAGAAGGTGACTCTGTGGATGTTTGAGCTGTGTTATAGCAATTGTCTATTTGGTTGAAGGTTCCCTCAACTAATGCAGGAAGTGatgatttttcttcttgtttttcaCATGAAGTAGTGCTGCTAATTTTCTTGTTATGATCAAGAACTTGTGGATTATATGAACCCTGATCAACAAAATCTGCCCTTGATTTTGAAATATCCTGCTGAGAGGGGGACCCACTTTGTGCTTGAGAGCAGAAACCATTGTTTCCATATTCTTCACCACTCAAAACCAATGGCTCCTTAGCTTGAAGGGTATTTGTAAACACATTGAATGGGTTGAGGCTGGGAATTCCTGAGAGGTTATGAGGGTTCCCCATGTTCACAAGTGAATTGTTGCTACCCATAATTTGCATAAGATTTTGCAAAAGTTGCAACTTGGCTAGCTGAGTGATATCACCAAGAGGGTTATTGTTGCCCCAATTAGCATTTCCCATGTTTGTTGACATGCCAAGCAACTGTGAAAGAGTCATGAGGTGATTGAAATCAGTCCTTGGCTTGTGAGTTTCAGGGTCAATTCCCATCTTCAGAAGCTTCTTCCTTATGTGAGTGTTCCAGAAATTCTTGATCTCATTATCAGTTCTTCCTGGAAGATGGGCTGCAATCTTCGACCACCTAACACAAACATAAAAGTAATTAGCACATATTACttatatcaattaattaagCTGCACAACATTAATTCATGTCAACTAGTATCAATTTGTTTTGCCTCAACCAAATTTGACATTCAGTATCTTCTCACTGAAGTTTCTTTCAAGAATTGATTTTGcattcagaatcaattatttaaaaatgattGTTGGGCATACAAAATTTTGCAGACATACATACGCATTAGCGTCAGTGTTTAACAACCACAAATGTTTTGGTGGTTAAAAACCCGTGCTAATGCGTAGGACTGGTGTATGTCCGCAAAATCTGTATGTCTTTACCAACTAAAACATGCATTAAAAGTAGGGAAGATATATATACTTGTTTCCAAGAACTGAATGAAGGTTGATGATGATTCGCTCCTCTTCTTCAGTGAATTTGCCTCTCTTGATATCTGGCCTGAGATAGTTAGTCCACCTTAGCCTGCAGCTCTTGCCGCACCTATTCAAACCGGCACGCTTTGGAAGTGTTCCCCAGTTGCCATGGCCATGCTTGTTGATATGATCAACCAgcttctcatcttcttctggTGTCCATGGCCCTTTCTTCACACCACTCTCGTTATCACAACACGGTGACCTCCCCATAATGCAGAACTTCCAACAGAAAGAATAATAGATAACAGATATTTAACAGAATTGTCTGCTCCAAAAGAAAAGCTATGTTAGGAACTTAGCATATGTAGCTCTTGATATATGTGGTTTTATAGGTGCAACTGTATACGCAAAATCAACAAGTGATGCAATTATTGTAATTTTTAATTACATTTAGTTAATTCAGGATCAAAAGTAGAAACACGTACTAGGCAAATGAGGCACACGCAACCTTGGCATATTTCAGCAAAGGAGGGAAAATTATTTGCAGAAAAATATTGATGCTATATGAAATTAATTGGGGATTAGGTAGCATAGGTGTCGTTTAATTAAGCAAGGCAAGTTCCATGAAATTCTTGTGGTGCCTATGTTACATGTGGTTTGAAAATCACATTGATTCATATAGGCATAATTCTACTTTAAAAGTTAGCTCAAGATGTGAGAATTGTCTTCTCATTTTATATACGCTTCACTAGTCATATCTCTAATCAAGTGAGACTTAACATTATGAATTGAGGTGAATGTGCTCATGTTAACTTAGTTAATGTGTCTAAACACACTTATAAATCATTAACATATTGTGGGGTTGACCAATTGGTTC from Lotus japonicus ecotype B-129 chromosome 2, LjGifu_v1.2 includes:
- the LOC130740155 gene encoding inositol-tetrakisphosphate 1-kinase 1-like, coding for MADDERSFRIGYALAPKKRNSFIRDSLVTLAKSRGIDMVRVDPDRNLADQGPFDCVLHKLHGDDWKRQLKEFAVRFPNAVVLDPPEAIERLHNRISMLQVVSELEIDDRSETFGIPEQIVVYDKETLADQRNLEALKFPVIAKPLVADGSAKSHKMALVFNAGGLGKLKPPIVLQEFVNHGGVIFKVYVVGEHVRCVKRKSLPDVEEDELVGVTEDLLSFSQVSNLATDERIDDRYYKMMHLDKSEMPPLGFITHIACGLRRVMKLNLFNFDVIRDSRCGNRYLIIDINYFPGYAKMPGYETVLTDFFCDVLCKKQQGLGLKDSSDNPGSGSCSRGYDIRRIQTNTCCGDGDEGSLQVSPLGAEERESSVQV
- the LOC130740156 gene encoding transcription factor MYB39-like — protein: MGRSPCCDNESGVKKGPWTPEEDEKLVDHINKHGHGNWGTLPKRAGLNRCGKSCRLRWTNYLRPDIKRGKFTEEEERIIINLHSVLGNKWSKIAAHLPGRTDNEIKNFWNTHIRKKLLKMGIDPETHKPRTDFNHLMTLSQLLGMSTNMGNANWGNNNPLGDITQLAKLQLLQNLMQIMGSNNSLVNMGNPHNLSGIPSLNPFNVFTNTLQAKEPLVLSGEEYGNNGFCSQAQSGSPSQQDISKSRADFVDQGSYNPQVLDHNKKISSTTSCEKQEEKSSLPALVEGTFNQIDNCYNTAQTSTESPSNTNLDDWENFLIDNETSGSYWKELLDLTSTSASPISW